A genomic stretch from Thauera sp. GDN1 includes:
- a CDS encoding GntR family transcriptional regulator codes for MNASRIAPIALYQEVAERLRERIFSHELPPGTWVDEQALAEQYGISRTPLREALKVLASEGLVTLKPRRGCYVTEISERDLDEVFSVMAMLEGECARLSATRASADDLARLRAIHADLEKAATASDIERFFEANQAFHLALQEIADNRWLLHVIEDLRKVIKLSRHHSLFSEGRLEQSLAEHRDILQALLDRDGAGAETLMRNHIRSGRAALARIAEAKTQAA; via the coding sequence ATGAACGCCTCCCGCATCGCTCCGATCGCGCTCTACCAGGAAGTTGCCGAACGCCTGCGCGAGCGGATCTTCTCGCACGAATTGCCGCCCGGAACCTGGGTGGACGAACAGGCGCTGGCCGAGCAGTACGGCATCTCGCGCACCCCGCTGCGCGAGGCACTGAAGGTGCTCGCCTCCGAGGGGCTGGTGACGCTCAAGCCGCGCCGCGGCTGCTACGTCACCGAGATTTCCGAGCGCGACCTCGACGAGGTGTTCAGCGTGATGGCGATGCTCGAGGGCGAATGCGCCCGCCTGTCGGCGACACGCGCGAGCGCGGACGACCTCGCCCGCCTGCGCGCGATCCACGCCGACCTGGAAAAGGCCGCCACCGCATCGGACATCGAGCGCTTCTTCGAGGCCAACCAGGCCTTCCACCTCGCGCTGCAGGAAATCGCCGACAACCGCTGGCTGCTGCACGTCATCGAGGACCTGCGCAAGGTCATCAAGCTCTCGCGCCACCACTCGCTGTTCTCCGAGGGCCGGCTGGAACAGTCGCTCGCCGAGCACCGCGACATCCTGCAGGCCCTGCTCGATCGCGACGGCGCGGGCGCCGAAACCCTGATGCGGAACCACATCCGCAGCGGACGCGCGGCCCTGGCCCGGATCGCCGAGGCGAAGACCCAGGCGGCTTGA
- the meaB gene encoding methylmalonyl Co-A mutase-associated GTPase MeaB, translating to MSVLDTADQALVDGVLARQLRPLAKTITLIESQREDHKARAQQVLEALLPHTGGAMRVGISGVPGVGKSTFIEALGLYLIEQGLRVAVLAVDPSSSVTGGSILGDKTRMELLSQNPAAFIRPSPSACSLGGVAEKTRETMLVCEAAGFDVIIVETVGVGQSETAVAGMTDIFCLLQLPNAGDDLQAIKKGIMEIADLIVINKADIDAGAAMRAKAQIKTALHMLRPASPNWTVPVLTLSALHKQGIADFWKAVSDYREALGATGEFAAKRRHQALAWMWEMIDSGLRSRFRSHPRVREELPALARAVEEGASTPAAAAFRLLGHLQSNEQGRLPRQPAETEI from the coding sequence ATGAGCGTGCTCGATACCGCCGATCAGGCGCTGGTCGACGGCGTGCTCGCGCGCCAGCTGCGCCCGCTCGCCAAGACCATCACGCTGATCGAGTCGCAGCGCGAGGACCACAAGGCGCGTGCGCAGCAGGTGCTCGAGGCGCTGCTGCCGCACACCGGCGGGGCGATGCGGGTGGGCATCTCGGGCGTGCCGGGGGTGGGCAAGTCGACCTTCATCGAGGCGCTCGGGCTGTACCTGATCGAGCAGGGCCTGCGCGTCGCGGTGCTGGCGGTGGATCCGTCGTCGTCGGTGACGGGCGGCTCCATCCTCGGCGACAAGACGCGCATGGAACTGCTGTCACAGAATCCCGCCGCCTTCATCCGCCCCAGCCCCTCGGCGTGCAGCCTGGGCGGCGTGGCGGAAAAGACGCGCGAGACCATGCTGGTGTGCGAGGCTGCGGGCTTCGACGTCATCATCGTCGAGACCGTCGGCGTCGGGCAGTCCGAGACCGCGGTCGCCGGCATGACCGACATCTTCTGCCTGCTGCAGCTGCCCAACGCCGGCGACGACCTGCAGGCGATCAAGAAGGGGATCATGGAGATCGCCGACCTGATCGTCATCAACAAGGCCGACATCGACGCCGGCGCGGCGATGCGCGCCAAGGCGCAGATCAAGACCGCGCTGCACATGCTGCGCCCGGCCAGCCCCAACTGGACGGTCCCGGTGCTCACCCTGTCGGCGCTGCACAAGCAGGGCATCGCCGACTTCTGGAAGGCGGTGAGCGACTACCGCGAGGCGCTCGGCGCCACCGGCGAGTTCGCCGCCAAGCGTCGCCACCAGGCGCTCGCCTGGATGTGGGAAATGATCGATTCCGGGCTGCGCAGCCGTTTCCGCAGCCACCCCCGCGTGCGCGAGGAGCTTCCCGCCCTCGCGCGCGCGGTCGAGGAGGGCGCCAGCACGCCCGCGGCCGCGGCCTTCCGGCTGCTCGGCCACCTCCAGTCCAACGAACAGGGCCGACTGCCGCGACAGCCGGCCGAAACCGAGATCTGA
- the scpA gene encoding methylmalonyl-CoA mutase, with protein MSNANEPVYPQPDLEAWKKAAAKQAPGGDLDKLNWITPEGLTVKPLYTKADTEGLQHADTLPGFEPFVRGPQPTMYAVKPWTIRQYAGFSTAEESNAFYRKALAAGGQGVSVAFDLATHRGYDSDHPRVTGDVGKAGVAIDSVEDMKILFDGIPLDKVSVSMTMNGAVLPILAGYIVAAEEQGVAQDKLSGTIQNDILKEFMVRNTYIYPPTPSMKIIADIFGYTAQHMPKFNSISISGYHIQEAGANQAIELAFTLADGVEYVRTGINSGMDVDTFAGRLSFFWAVGMNFYLEIAKMRAARLLWWRLMKQFNPKSQKSMMLRTHSQTSGWSLTEQDPYNNVVRTTIEAMAAVFGGTQSLHTNALDEAIALPTEFSARIARNTQIIIQEETHICNVVDPWAGSYMMEKLTQDMADKAWALIEEIEAMGGMTKAVESGWAKMKVEECAADKQARIDSGKDVIVGVNKYKLAKQDPIEILDIDNHAVREAQIERLARVRKMRDQAAVDAALAALTECAKTGQGNLLDLTVKAIRLRATVGEVSDALEVVFGRYRANPQAVSGVYGAVVEEQEDWKALKADIEAFIAEEGRRPRVMIAKLGQDGHDRGAKVVASAFADLGFDIDIGPLFQTPEEAARHAVENDVHAVGCSSLAAGHKTLVPQIVNELKRLGADDIITFVGGVIPAQDYDTLYAAGAKGIFGPGTPIPVAAREVLKQIRAARAKA; from the coding sequence ATGTCGAACGCCAACGAGCCCGTCTATCCCCAGCCCGACCTCGAGGCCTGGAAAAAAGCCGCCGCCAAGCAGGCGCCCGGCGGTGACCTCGACAAGCTCAACTGGATCACGCCCGAGGGCCTGACTGTCAAGCCGCTGTACACCAAAGCCGACACCGAAGGCCTGCAGCATGCCGACACGCTGCCCGGCTTCGAGCCCTTCGTGCGCGGGCCGCAGCCTACCATGTACGCGGTCAAGCCGTGGACCATCCGCCAGTACGCCGGTTTTTCCACCGCGGAAGAATCCAACGCCTTCTACCGCAAGGCGCTCGCCGCCGGCGGCCAGGGCGTGTCGGTCGCCTTCGACCTCGCCACCCACCGCGGCTACGACTCCGACCATCCGCGCGTCACCGGCGACGTCGGCAAGGCCGGCGTGGCGATCGACTCGGTCGAGGACATGAAGATCCTGTTCGACGGCATTCCGCTCGACAAGGTCTCGGTGTCGATGACCATGAACGGTGCCGTGCTGCCCATCCTCGCCGGCTACATCGTCGCCGCCGAGGAGCAGGGCGTCGCCCAGGACAAGCTCTCGGGCACGATCCAGAACGACATCCTCAAAGAATTCATGGTGCGGAACACCTACATCTATCCGCCCACCCCGTCGATGAAGATCATCGCCGACATCTTCGGCTACACCGCGCAGCACATGCCGAAGTTCAACAGCATCTCGATCTCCGGCTATCACATCCAGGAAGCGGGCGCGAACCAGGCGATCGAACTGGCCTTCACGCTGGCGGATGGCGTGGAATACGTGCGTACCGGCATCAACTCCGGCATGGACGTCGACACCTTCGCCGGCCGACTGTCCTTCTTCTGGGCGGTGGGCATGAACTTCTACCTCGAGATCGCCAAGATGCGCGCCGCGCGTCTGCTGTGGTGGCGGCTCATGAAGCAGTTCAACCCCAAGAGCCAGAAGTCGATGATGCTGCGCACGCACTCGCAGACGTCGGGCTGGTCGCTCACCGAGCAGGACCCGTACAACAACGTGGTGCGCACCACGATCGAGGCGATGGCCGCGGTGTTCGGCGGCACCCAGTCGCTGCACACCAACGCGCTCGACGAAGCCATCGCGCTCCCCACCGAGTTCTCCGCCCGCATCGCGCGCAACACGCAGATCATCATCCAGGAAGAGACCCACATCTGTAACGTGGTCGATCCCTGGGCCGGCTCCTACATGATGGAGAAGCTCACCCAGGACATGGCCGACAAGGCCTGGGCGCTGATCGAGGAGATCGAGGCCATGGGCGGCATGACCAAGGCGGTCGAGTCCGGCTGGGCCAAGATGAAGGTCGAGGAGTGCGCCGCCGACAAGCAGGCGCGCATCGACTCGGGCAAGGACGTCATCGTCGGCGTCAACAAGTACAAGCTCGCCAAGCAAGACCCGATCGAGATCCTCGACATCGACAACCATGCGGTGCGCGAGGCGCAGATCGAGCGCCTGGCGCGCGTGCGCAAGATGCGCGACCAGGCCGCAGTCGATGCCGCGCTGGCCGCGCTGACCGAATGCGCGAAGACCGGCCAGGGCAACCTGCTCGACCTGACCGTCAAGGCCATCCGCCTGCGCGCCACCGTGGGCGAGGTGTCCGATGCGCTCGAAGTCGTCTTCGGCCGCTACCGTGCGAACCCGCAAGCCGTGTCCGGCGTGTATGGAGCCGTCGTGGAAGAACAGGAAGACTGGAAGGCCCTGAAGGCCGACATCGAGGCCTTCATCGCCGAAGAGGGGCGCCGCCCGCGCGTGATGATCGCCAAGCTCGGCCAGGACGGCCACGACCGCGGCGCCAAGGTGGTGGCCTCGGCCTTCGCCGACCTCGGCTTCGACATCGACATCGGCCCGCTCTTCCAAACGCCGGAGGAAGCGGCCCGCCACGCGGTCGAGAACGACGTCCATGCGGTGGGCTGCTCCAGCCTCGCCGCCGGCCACAAGACCCTGGTGCCGCAGATCGTCAACGAGCTCAAGCGCCTCGGCGCCGACGACATCATCACCTTCGTCGGCGGCGTGATCCCGGCCCAGGACTACGACACCCTTTACGCCGCCGGCGCGAAGGGAATCTTCGGTCCCGGCACGCCGATCCCGGTCGCCGCGCGCGAGGTGCTGAAGCAGATCCGCGCCGCGCGCGCCAAGGCCTGA
- a CDS encoding acyl-CoA carboxylase subunit beta → MQDIIRQLEQKRELARLGGGQKRIDAQHRKGKLTARERIELLLDDDSFEEWDMYKEHRCTEFGMDAEHIPGDGVVTGYGTVNGRLVFVFSQDFTVFGGSLSETHAEKICKVMDHAMKVGAPVIGLNDSGGARIQEGVDSLGGYADVFQRNVLASGVIPQISLIMGPCAGGAVYSPAMTDFIFMVKDSSYMFVTGPEVVKTVTHEEVTAEELGGAITHNTKSGVADLAFENDVEALMMTRRLVGFLPSSNREKPPAIPCADSADRIDMSLDTLVPENPNQPYDMKELIFKMVDDGGFFELQPDYAKNIIIGLARMEGSPVGIVANQPLVLAGCLDIKSSIKAARFVRFCDAFNIPVVTLVDVPGFMPGTAQEYGGIIKHGAKLLYAYAECTVPKVTLITRKAYGGAYDVMSSKHLRGDVNLAWPSAEIAVMGAKGAVEIIFREEKGDPEKLAQREAEYKARFANPFVAASRGFIDDVVMPHNTRKRICRSLAMLRDKQLDNPWRKHGNIPL, encoded by the coding sequence ATGCAAGACATCATTCGCCAGCTCGAGCAGAAGCGCGAACTGGCCCGCCTCGGGGGCGGCCAGAAGCGCATCGACGCGCAGCACCGCAAGGGCAAGCTCACCGCGCGCGAGCGCATCGAACTGCTGCTCGACGACGACAGCTTCGAAGAGTGGGACATGTACAAGGAGCACCGCTGCACCGAGTTCGGCATGGACGCCGAGCACATCCCCGGTGACGGCGTGGTGACCGGCTACGGCACCGTGAACGGCCGCCTGGTGTTCGTGTTCTCGCAGGACTTCACCGTGTTCGGCGGCTCGCTGTCCGAGACCCACGCCGAGAAGATCTGCAAGGTCATGGACCACGCGATGAAGGTCGGCGCCCCGGTGATCGGCCTCAACGACTCGGGCGGCGCCCGCATCCAGGAAGGCGTCGACTCGCTCGGCGGCTACGCCGACGTGTTCCAGCGCAACGTGCTGGCCTCCGGCGTCATCCCGCAGATCTCGCTGATCATGGGCCCCTGCGCCGGCGGCGCGGTGTACAGCCCGGCGATGACCGACTTCATCTTCATGGTCAAGGATTCGTCCTACATGTTCGTGACCGGTCCCGAAGTCGTGAAGACCGTGACCCACGAGGAAGTCACCGCCGAGGAGCTCGGCGGCGCGATCACCCACAACACCAAGTCCGGCGTCGCCGACCTCGCCTTCGAGAACGACGTCGAGGCGCTGATGATGACCCGCCGCCTGGTCGGCTTCCTGCCCTCCAGCAACCGCGAGAAGCCGCCCGCGATCCCGTGCGCCGATTCTGCCGACCGCATCGACATGTCGCTCGACACCCTGGTGCCGGAGAACCCGAACCAGCCGTACGACATGAAGGAACTCATCTTCAAGATGGTCGATGACGGCGGCTTCTTCGAGCTGCAGCCCGACTACGCCAAGAACATCATCATCGGCCTGGCGCGCATGGAAGGCTCGCCGGTGGGCATCGTCGCCAACCAGCCGCTGGTGCTGGCCGGCTGCCTCGACATCAAGAGCTCGATCAAGGCCGCCCGCTTCGTGCGCTTCTGCGACGCCTTCAACATCCCGGTCGTCACCCTGGTCGACGTTCCCGGCTTCATGCCCGGCACCGCGCAGGAATACGGCGGCATCATCAAGCACGGCGCCAAGCTGCTCTACGCCTACGCCGAATGCACGGTGCCCAAGGTCACCCTGATCACCCGCAAGGCCTACGGCGGTGCCTACGACGTGATGTCGTCCAAGCACCTGCGTGGCGACGTCAACCTCGCGTGGCCGAGCGCCGAGATCGCGGTGATGGGCGCCAAGGGCGCGGTCGAGATCATCTTCCGCGAAGAGAAGGGCGACCCCGAGAAGCTCGCCCAGCGCGAAGCCGAATACAAGGCCCGTTTCGCCAACCCCTTCGTCGCCGCCAGCCGCGGCTTCATCGACGACGTGGTCATGCCGCACAACACCCGCAAGCGCATCTGCCGCTCGCTGGCCATGTTGCGCGACAAGCA
- a CDS encoding hemolysin family protein translates to MPVNELFVILLLIAASAFFSLSEISLAASRKIKLRLMAEGGHVNAQRVLALQDSPGNFFTVVQIGLNAVAILGGVVGEQALSPYVEGLLRPLYDGPMLDTVAFIASFVLVTSLFVLFADLMPKRLAMVQPERIAVAVVRPMQACIWLFAPLVWVFNGAADLFFRWFKLPSARIEDITADDIMAMADAGAQAGALLRQEQHLISNVFELDSRIVPSAMTSRESIVFLTLSESEESIRRKIAAHPHGKFPVCEDGIDSVIGYVDAKDILPRIVQGQDLSLRTQPIVRKLLMLPDTLSLFEALERFRDAKEDFALILNEYALVVGLLSLQDVMSTVMGDLVSPFQEELIVRRDDNSWLIDGMTPIEDVMQALEIDVFEGFQNYETVAGFLMYRLRKVPKRTDFVLYAGYKFEVVDIDSYRIDQVLVTREAQVGAE, encoded by the coding sequence GTGCCTGTCAACGAGCTGTTCGTCATCCTGCTGCTGATCGCAGCCAGCGCCTTCTTCTCGCTCTCCGAAATCTCTCTCGCCGCCTCGCGCAAGATCAAGCTGCGGCTGATGGCCGAAGGCGGGCACGTCAATGCGCAGCGCGTGCTCGCACTGCAGGACAGCCCGGGCAACTTCTTCACCGTGGTGCAGATCGGCCTCAACGCGGTCGCCATCCTCGGCGGTGTGGTCGGCGAGCAGGCGCTGTCGCCCTACGTCGAGGGCCTGCTGCGTCCGCTTTACGACGGACCGATGCTGGACACCGTCGCCTTCATCGCGTCCTTCGTGCTCGTGACCTCGCTGTTCGTGCTGTTTGCCGACCTGATGCCCAAGCGCCTGGCGATGGTGCAGCCCGAGCGCATCGCGGTCGCGGTGGTGCGGCCGATGCAGGCCTGCATCTGGCTGTTCGCGCCGCTGGTATGGGTCTTCAACGGCGCGGCCGACCTGTTCTTCCGCTGGTTCAAGCTGCCCAGCGCCCGCATCGAGGACATCACCGCCGACGACATCATGGCCATGGCCGACGCCGGCGCGCAGGCCGGCGCGCTGCTGCGCCAGGAGCAGCACCTGATCAGCAACGTGTTCGAGCTCGACTCGCGCATCGTGCCCTCGGCGATGACCTCGCGCGAGAGCATCGTGTTCCTGACCCTGTCCGAGTCGGAGGAGAGCATCCGGCGCAAGATCGCCGCCCATCCGCACGGCAAGTTCCCGGTGTGCGAGGACGGCATCGACAGCGTGATCGGTTACGTCGACGCCAAGGACATCCTGCCGCGCATCGTGCAGGGCCAGGACCTGTCGCTGCGCACCCAGCCGATCGTGCGCAAGCTGCTGATGCTGCCCGATACGCTGAGCCTGTTCGAGGCGCTGGAGCGCTTCCGCGACGCCAAGGAGGATTTCGCGCTGATCCTCAACGAGTACGCGCTGGTGGTCGGCCTGCTGTCGCTGCAGGACGTGATGAGCACGGTGATGGGCGACCTGGTGAGCCCCTTCCAGGAAGAGCTGATCGTGCGCCGCGACGACAACTCGTGGCTGATCGACGGCATGACGCCGATCGAGGACGTCATGCAGGCGCTCGAGATCGACGTCTTCGAGGGTTTCCAGAACTACGAGACGGTCGCCGGCTTCCTGATGTACCGCCTGCGCAAGGTGCCCAAGCGCACGGATTTCGTGCTCTACGCCGGCTACAAGTTCGAGGTGGTGGATATCGACAGCTACCGCATCGACCAGGTGCTGGTCACCCGCGAGGCGCAGGTCGGCGCGGAGTAG